From the Methanocaldococcus fervens AG86 genome, the window TTAAATAAATCAGTGGAAGAGTTTGAGAATGAATTAAAAAAGAAACTTACTGAAGAGGCAAAAAGTAAAATGGAAAAAATTAAGAGAGAACTTGAGGGCGTTGGATTTAAAGTTAAGGATATGGTTATAGTGGGAAAACCTCATGAAAAAATAGTTAAAGTCGCAGAAGAAGAGGATGTTGATGTAATTATAATTGGAAAAACTAACTTAAAGGAGATCTTAGGTAAAATCACTGAAAATGTTATTAAAAAGTCAGATAAGCCAGTTTTAATTGTTAAAGGGGAGGGGTATTAAATAAACTCTTTTAATTTTTCATACAACTCTTTTATTGATTCAGAGACTTTGCTATTACTATCACAAAGTAGAATTTTATTTGCGATTAGCTTTGGCACGTCTAAATCAAAAGGAATTGAATGGAATATTTTAAACGGATACTGAATGTTGTTCATGCCTTTT encodes:
- a CDS encoding universal stress protein — encoded protein: MYKKILYPTDFSETAESTLNHVKAFKNLGGEVVILLHIVDERDVKKNDIFSLLLGVAGLNKSVEEFENELKKKLTEEAKSKMEKIKRELEGVGFKVKDMVIVGKPHEKIVKVAEEEDVDVIIIGKTNLKEILGKITENVIKKSDKPVLIVKGEGY